A genome region from uncultured Tolumonas sp. includes the following:
- a CDS encoding SpoVR family protein, with protein MVKEASRVTLPDGPDWTFELLDIYQKEIARVAKHYRLSAYPNQIEVITAEQMMDAYSSVGMPIGYHHWSFGKKFISTEQHYKRGQMGLAYEIVINSDPCIAYLMEENSITMQALVIAHACYGHNSFFKNNYLFKTWTDASSIIDYLVFARNYITQCEEKYGIDEVESLLDACHALMSYGVDRYKRPQKLSLSEERRRQKRREEYLQSQVNELWRTLPKRRQQEDDALLGQRYPAEPEENILYFLEKNSPLLEGWQREIIRIVRKISQYFYPQKQTQVMNEGWATFWHYTILNHLYDEGKLSDRFMLEFLHNHTNVVAQPPYNSPYYSGINPYALGFAMFQDLRRICENPTPEDRAWFPDYAGSNWLDTLHYAMENFKDESFISQFLSPKVMRDFHLFAIEDDDQKDFIEVAAIHNEEGYRKLRHKLSAQYNLGEHEPNIQVYNVDLRGDRTLTLRYYANNRIPLADSAQEVMKHLHHIWKFDVVLEQENPDEQVLPIATTKKTAHV; from the coding sequence ATGGTTAAAGAGGCCAGCAGAGTAACCCTGCCCGATGGGCCAGACTGGACCTTTGAATTACTGGATATTTACCAGAAAGAAATAGCGCGAGTCGCCAAACATTACCGACTCAGCGCTTACCCGAATCAAATTGAAGTCATTACCGCAGAACAGATGATGGATGCGTATTCCAGTGTCGGTATGCCGATTGGTTATCACCACTGGTCTTTTGGTAAAAAATTTATCTCCACGGAACAACATTACAAACGCGGTCAGATGGGGTTGGCTTACGAAATTGTCATCAACTCTGACCCCTGTATCGCCTATTTGATGGAAGAAAACAGCATCACCATGCAAGCACTGGTGATCGCGCATGCCTGTTACGGACACAACTCATTCTTCAAAAATAACTACTTGTTCAAGACCTGGACTGATGCCAGCTCCATCATCGACTATCTGGTGTTTGCCCGTAATTACATCACTCAGTGTGAAGAAAAATATGGCATTGATGAGGTCGAAAGCCTGCTAGATGCCTGTCATGCGCTCATGAGTTATGGCGTTGATCGCTATAAACGCCCGCAAAAATTGTCGTTATCCGAAGAGCGACGCCGGCAAAAGCGTCGTGAAGAATATCTGCAAAGTCAGGTGAATGAACTTTGGCGCACACTGCCTAAACGCCGCCAACAGGAAGATGATGCCTTATTAGGGCAACGCTACCCGGCTGAACCGGAAGAAAACATTCTCTATTTTCTGGAAAAAAACTCTCCATTACTGGAGGGATGGCAGCGCGAGATTATCCGCATCGTGCGTAAAATCAGCCAGTATTTTTACCCGCAAAAACAAACGCAGGTCATGAACGAAGGCTGGGCAACCTTCTGGCATTACACCATATTGAATCACCTGTATGACGAGGGAAAACTGAGTGACCGATTTATGCTGGAGTTTCTGCATAATCACACTAACGTGGTTGCTCAACCGCCGTATAACAGCCCTTATTATTCCGGCATCAACCCATATGCATTAGGGTTTGCCATGTTTCAGGATCTACGCCGGATTTGCGAAAACCCGACACCAGAAGATCGTGCCTGGTTCCCGGATTACGCAGGCAGTAACTGGTTAGATACCTTGCACTACGCCATGGAAAACTTTAAAGACGAGAGTTTTATCAGCCAGTTTTTAAGCCCGAAAGTGATGCGTGATTTCCATCTGTTTGCAATTGAAGATGACGATCAGAAAGACTTCATCGAAGTTGCAGCTATTCACAACGAAGAGGGTTATCGCAAGCTACGCCACAAATTATCGGCGCAATATAACCTTGGGGAGCATGAACCCAACATTCAGGTATATAACGTCGATCTGCGAGGCGATCGCACTCTTACCTTGCGCTATTACGCGAACAACCGCATTCCGTTGGCTGACTCCGCACAGGAAGTGATGAAACACCTGCATCACATCTGGAAATTTGATGTGGTTTTAGAGCAAGAAAACCCGGATGAACAAGTGCTGCCTATTGCTACAACCAAAAAAACAGCTCACGTCTGA
- a CDS encoding PrkA family serine protein kinase, which translates to MGIFDHYQRRYEAAREEEYTLQEFLELCRNDRSCYVSAAERLLLAIGEPEMVDTALEPRLSRIFSNRILSRYPAFKDDFYGMEEAIEQIVAYLKHSAQGLEEKKQILYLLGPVGGGKSSLAEKLKSLMQKIPIYRIKGSPVNDHPFCLFDVNEDGKILEQEYGIPKRYLKNIMSPWVAKRLHEFGGDISKFKVEKVYPSILDQIAIAKTEPGDENNQDISALVGKVDIRKLEHYAQNDADAYAYSGSLCLANQGLMEFVEMFKAPIKVLHPLLTATQEGNYNGTEGLSALPFDGIILAHSNESEWQQFRNNKNNEAFLDRVYIVKVPYCLRVSEEMHIYEKLLMHSELVQAKCAPGTLEYLAQFSILSRLKEPENSSIYSKMRVYNGESLKDTDPKAKSYQEYRDYAGIDEGMSGLSTRFAFKILSRVFNFDHTEVAANPVHLFYVLEQQIEREQFPQELHDRYLEFIKGFLVPRYVEFIGKEIQTAYLESYSEYGQNIFDRYVTYADFWIQDQEYRDPETGQLFDRSSLNSELEKIEKPAGISNPKDFRNEIVNFVLRARANNAGRNPNWTSYEKLRAVIEKKMFSNTEDLLPVISFNTKTSADEMKKHENFVERMMEKGYTRKQVRLLSEWYLRVRKST; encoded by the coding sequence ATGGGTATTTTTGATCATTATCAGCGCCGTTACGAAGCAGCCAGAGAAGAAGAATACACACTTCAGGAATTTCTGGAGTTGTGCCGTAATGACCGTTCTTGCTATGTCTCCGCTGCAGAGCGCCTGTTGCTGGCTATTGGTGAACCAGAAATGGTCGATACGGCACTGGAACCACGCCTCAGCCGGATTTTTTCTAACCGCATATTGTCACGTTATCCTGCGTTCAAAGATGACTTCTACGGTATGGAAGAAGCCATCGAACAGATCGTGGCCTACCTGAAACATTCAGCCCAAGGCTTGGAAGAGAAGAAACAGATCCTGTATCTGTTAGGCCCAGTCGGGGGCGGTAAATCATCACTGGCTGAAAAATTAAAATCATTGATGCAAAAAATACCGATTTATCGCATCAAGGGTTCTCCGGTGAACGATCACCCATTTTGCCTGTTTGACGTCAATGAAGATGGCAAAATTCTCGAACAGGAATATGGCATTCCTAAACGCTACCTGAAAAATATCATGTCGCCTTGGGTGGCTAAACGTCTGCATGAATTTGGTGGTGATATCAGCAAATTCAAAGTGGAAAAAGTTTACCCATCCATTTTGGATCAGATTGCAATTGCCAAAACTGAACCGGGCGATGAAAACAATCAGGATATTTCCGCGCTGGTCGGTAAAGTCGATATTCGTAAACTTGAGCATTATGCCCAGAACGATGCCGATGCTTACGCTTATTCCGGCTCATTATGCCTTGCCAATCAAGGCTTAATGGAATTCGTGGAAATGTTCAAAGCGCCCATCAAAGTGCTGCATCCGTTACTGACGGCCACTCAAGAAGGCAACTATAACGGCACAGAAGGGCTTTCCGCCCTGCCCTTTGATGGCATTATTTTGGCGCATTCTAACGAATCAGAATGGCAGCAATTCCGTAACAACAAAAACAATGAAGCCTTCCTTGACCGTGTCTATATCGTCAAAGTGCCTTATTGCTTGCGCGTCTCTGAAGAGATGCATATTTACGAAAAATTGCTGATGCACAGCGAACTGGTACAAGCCAAATGCGCACCAGGCACACTGGAATATCTGGCACAGTTCAGCATTCTGTCGCGTCTGAAAGAACCAGAAAACTCCAGCATTTACTCGAAGATGCGGGTGTATAACGGCGAAAGCCTGAAAGACACCGATCCGAAGGCCAAGTCTTATCAGGAATACCGCGACTATGCTGGTATTGATGAAGGCATGTCCGGCTTGTCGACTCGTTTTGCCTTTAAGATCTTGTCGCGGGTATTTAACTTCGACCACACCGAAGTAGCGGCGAACCCGGTGCACTTGTTCTACGTGCTGGAACAACAGATCGAACGTGAGCAATTCCCGCAAGAATTGCACGATCGTTATCTGGAATTCATTAAAGGCTTCCTGGTTCCGCGTTATGTGGAATTTATCGGTAAAGAAATACAGACCGCCTATCTGGAGTCTTACTCTGAATACGGTCAGAACATTTTCGATCGCTACGTCACGTATGCTGATTTCTGGATTCAGGATCAGGAATATCGTGACCCTGAAACCGGCCAGCTGTTTGACCGTAGTTCATTAAACAGCGAGCTGGAAAAAATCGAGAAACCAGCCGGTATCAGCAATCCAAAAGATTTCCGTAACGAGATTGTGAACTTCGTGCTGCGTGCACGCGCGAACAATGCCGGTCGGAATCCGAATTGGACCAGCTATGAAAAACTACGTGCTGTGATCGAGAAGAAAATGTTCTCTAACACCGAAGACTTGTTGCCGGTGATCTCGTTCAACACCAAAACATCGGCTGATGAGATGAAGAAACATGAAAACTTCGTCGAACGAATGATGGAAAAAGGTTACACCCGCAAGCAAGTTCGCCTGCTCTCCGAGTGGTATCTGCGTGTACGCAAATCCACTTAG
- a CDS encoding glycogen/starch/alpha-glucan phosphorylase gives MVNPLEQQLFALDKDEFKQEIVHHLRTTLGTSEKKASKQAWWMATCATINQMLFDRLTSTQQTHFKKDTRAVHYFSAEFLMGRLTANNLHNLGLYQTCDAALKELGLELTDLCEEEPDMALGNGGLGRLAACFIDSLATLGYPALGYGLHYEHGLFRQEIRDGRQVERPDSWREYGNPWEICRPESVQEIPLYGYVETVFGEDCKVRKVWHPGRVIKGVPWDIPIVGFGAQTVNILRLWESRASEFFDWDVFNHGGYIDSQKEKAEAETISKVLYPNDETEAGKELSLVQQYFFCACSLKDIMRRYKRTHTDFKDFAAQIAVQLNDTHPTIAIPELMRELIDDEGLEWLDAWNICKQVFSYTNHTLLPEALETWPVYLFEKVLPRHLEIIYEINAYFLKNEVDVKWPGDNDVKRKLSIIDEGNPRRVRMANLCVVTSHKVNGVAEIHSKLVKEDLFPEFNALWPDKFCNVTNGVTPRRWLLSCNQELANLFTETVGTKWPLNLDVLQQLTKHADDAAFQKKFMDIKRHNKEKLVKVIKAETGIEVSADAIFDIQIKRLHEYKRQQLNLLHILVLYRRLLLNPEYDMHPRVFIFGSKAAPGYRVAKDIIYAINKIGERINADQRINGKLKVVFMPNYRVSLAEKLIPAADVSEQISTAGYEASGTGNMKLAMNGAITIGTLDGANIEIAEEVGDDNCVIFGMNVEEVKNLKAHGYNPWDYYYANPEIKSALDWLDTDYFTPGRPGELQSIKKSLLDWGDTYLALADFASYDAAHKRIDALYRDKAGWAKMAIINAASVGKFNSDRSIQDYVRQIWHLKPCNIA, from the coding sequence ATGGTGAATCCTTTGGAGCAACAGCTGTTTGCACTGGACAAGGATGAGTTTAAGCAAGAGATCGTTCACCATCTTCGCACCACACTGGGCACCAGTGAAAAGAAAGCAAGCAAACAAGCATGGTGGATGGCAACCTGCGCCACTATCAATCAGATGCTGTTCGACCGACTGACCAGCACACAACAGACTCACTTCAAGAAAGACACGCGTGCCGTGCACTACTTTTCAGCCGAATTCCTGATGGGACGACTGACCGCCAACAACCTGCATAATTTAGGGCTTTATCAAACCTGTGACGCCGCACTGAAAGAACTCGGTCTGGAATTGACTGATCTGTGCGAAGAAGAACCGGATATGGCTCTTGGTAACGGCGGTTTGGGTCGTTTGGCTGCTTGTTTTATTGATTCACTGGCAACGCTGGGTTATCCGGCTCTGGGTTATGGCCTGCATTATGAGCATGGCTTGTTCCGTCAGGAGATCCGCGATGGCCGTCAGGTTGAGCGTCCTGATTCATGGCGTGAATATGGCAACCCGTGGGAAATTTGCCGTCCGGAATCGGTACAGGAAATTCCACTCTACGGTTATGTCGAAACCGTGTTTGGCGAAGATTGCAAAGTCCGTAAAGTGTGGCACCCCGGTCGCGTAATCAAAGGTGTACCTTGGGATATTCCGATCGTTGGCTTTGGTGCTCAGACCGTCAACATTCTGCGTTTGTGGGAATCTCGCGCTTCTGAATTCTTTGATTGGGATGTGTTTAACCACGGTGGTTATATCGACTCTCAGAAAGAAAAAGCCGAAGCAGAAACTATTTCCAAAGTGCTTTATCCGAATGATGAAACAGAAGCGGGTAAAGAGCTGAGTCTGGTGCAGCAATATTTCTTCTGCGCCTGTTCCTTGAAAGACATTATGCGTCGTTACAAACGCACGCATACCGACTTCAAAGACTTTGCTGCGCAAATTGCGGTACAACTGAACGATACGCATCCAACTATCGCGATCCCAGAGCTGATGCGTGAATTGATCGATGATGAAGGTCTGGAATGGCTCGATGCGTGGAATATTTGTAAGCAAGTATTCTCTTACACTAACCATACCTTGTTGCCAGAAGCCCTTGAAACCTGGCCGGTTTACCTGTTTGAAAAAGTACTGCCTCGCCATCTTGAGATCATTTATGAAATCAATGCTTACTTCCTGAAAAATGAAGTCGACGTGAAATGGCCGGGTGACAATGATGTGAAACGTAAACTTTCTATCATTGACGAAGGCAACCCACGTCGTGTGCGTATGGCAAATCTGTGTGTTGTGACTTCACACAAAGTAAATGGCGTGGCGGAAATTCATTCCAAGCTGGTGAAAGAAGATCTGTTCCCAGAATTTAATGCCCTCTGGCCGGATAAATTCTGCAACGTCACTAACGGCGTCACCCCTCGTCGCTGGTTGCTTTCTTGTAATCAGGAACTGGCTAATCTGTTTACCGAAACCGTTGGTACGAAGTGGCCATTAAATCTGGATGTGTTGCAACAACTGACCAAACATGCGGATGATGCGGCATTCCAGAAGAAATTCATGGATATCAAACGCCACAACAAAGAAAAACTGGTTAAAGTCATTAAGGCAGAAACCGGTATTGAAGTGAGTGCCGATGCTATTTTTGATATTCAAATCAAACGTCTGCATGAGTACAAACGTCAGCAATTAAACCTGCTGCACATTTTAGTGCTCTACCGTCGTCTGCTGCTGAACCCGGAATATGACATGCACCCACGTGTATTTATCTTCGGTTCAAAAGCAGCGCCGGGCTATCGGGTGGCCAAAGACATCATTTACGCCATCAATAAAATTGGTGAGCGCATTAATGCTGATCAGCGGATCAACGGCAAACTGAAAGTCGTGTTTATGCCAAACTATCGCGTCAGTCTGGCAGAAAAACTGATCCCGGCAGCCGATGTTTCTGAACAGATCTCAACCGCCGGTTATGAAGCGTCGGGGACTGGTAACATGAAACTGGCGATGAACGGCGCTATCACGATTGGTACGTTGGATGGTGCTAACATCGAGATCGCAGAAGAGGTAGGCGATGATAATTGCGTCATCTTCGGTATGAATGTTGAAGAAGTAAAGAACCTAAAAGCGCATGGTTATAACCCTTGGGATTATTACTATGCAAATCCGGAAATCAAATCGGCTCTCGACTGGTTAGATACAGATTACTTCACGCCAGGACGTCCGGGTGAACTGCAATCGATCAAAAAATCACTGCTCGATTGGGGCGACACTTATCTGGCACTCGCCGATTTTGCTTCTTACGATGCAGCACATAAACGTATAGATGCACTGTATCGTGATAAAGCAGGCTGGGCCAAAATGGCGATCATTAATGCTGCATCAGTGGGCAAATTTAACTCAGATCGCTCGATCCAGGATTATGTCCGCCAGATATGGCATCTGAAACCATGTAACATCGCTTGA
- a CDS encoding ATP-dependent DNA helicase → MLAKTIPGFAPRQAQVHMADAVSKTIQSAGRLLVEAGTGTGKTFAYLVPALDSGKRVIISTGSKALQDQLYERDLPTLLLAMQYGKPVAQLKGRSNYLCTYRLALLEQEMHFLAADVFADLPKVRNFKARTLSGDVADIPGLQEQAPILPFVTSTNDNCLGRECPDYETCFLVKARRKALDAQVVVINHHLFFADMSVKDTGFGELLPDADVYIFDEAHQLPDIASQYFGESLSSRQLSDVAEELRLAYRLEAKDMAQLGKAADRLIQDCQAMRLSFGVEPSRGNLRDILAQPAMQRDLQRLKETIKFCYDVCKLALGRGEQINNCFERLTGFLTAVDHVTAITEVGAAYWYETTKRHFTLNVTPLSIAERFAQEVMRVGCSWIFTSATLTVGEEFNYFSQRMGVEDADTCLLDSPFDYEHQSLLCVPRNLPDTSNYQRATQLAERLLPVIEQVPGGCFFLCTSYNSVNQIAQVLRDKLDRTVLVQGDDNKQRILADFVADGHAVLVATSSFWEGVDVRGAALSCVIIDKLPFTSPDEPLLKARMEDCRLQGGDPFQQLQLPEAVIVLKQGVGRLIRDYQDRGILILCDPRLVNKPYGAAFLKSLPPIPRCRDLTRLSEFWTIPDMPVVEPAALLQPALLQEETITDENSGD, encoded by the coding sequence CTGCTTGCAAAGACAATACCGGGGTTTGCGCCGCGCCAAGCTCAGGTTCACATGGCAGATGCGGTCAGTAAAACGATCCAGAGTGCAGGTCGTTTGCTGGTGGAAGCCGGAACCGGCACCGGGAAAACGTTCGCCTATCTGGTGCCCGCCTTAGATAGTGGCAAGCGCGTCATCATCAGTACCGGTTCGAAAGCCCTGCAAGATCAGCTTTACGAGCGCGATCTGCCGACCCTGCTATTAGCCATGCAATACGGTAAACCGGTCGCTCAGTTGAAGGGGCGTTCGAATTATCTTTGCACTTATCGTTTAGCGTTGCTGGAGCAGGAAATGCACTTTCTGGCTGCAGACGTGTTTGCCGATTTGCCGAAGGTGCGTAATTTTAAGGCGCGAACCCTCAGTGGTGATGTCGCTGATATTCCTGGGTTACAGGAACAGGCACCGATTTTACCTTTTGTTACCAGCACTAATGACAACTGTTTAGGTCGCGAATGCCCCGATTATGAAACCTGTTTTCTGGTCAAAGCACGACGTAAAGCACTCGATGCGCAGGTGGTGGTGATCAACCATCATCTGTTTTTTGCTGATATGTCGGTCAAAGACACGGGGTTTGGTGAATTGTTACCTGATGCCGACGTCTATATCTTCGATGAAGCACATCAATTACCGGATATCGCCAGCCAGTATTTTGGCGAGTCACTTTCCAGCCGCCAACTGTCTGATGTCGCTGAAGAATTACGTCTGGCTTACCGCTTGGAAGCCAAAGATATGGCGCAACTGGGTAAAGCGGCGGACCGTTTGATTCAAGATTGTCAGGCAATGCGCTTGTCGTTTGGTGTAGAGCCTTCCCGTGGCAATCTGCGTGATATTCTGGCGCAACCAGCCATGCAGCGTGATTTACAACGCCTGAAAGAAACCATTAAATTTTGCTACGACGTTTGTAAATTGGCACTCGGGCGTGGAGAGCAGATCAATAATTGTTTTGAGCGTTTAACCGGCTTTCTGACCGCAGTCGATCATGTCACGGCGATCACGGAAGTGGGGGCCGCGTATTGGTATGAAACCACCAAACGCCATTTCACTTTAAACGTAACACCACTTTCCATCGCGGAACGTTTTGCGCAAGAGGTGATGCGGGTCGGTTGTAGCTGGATTTTCACTTCCGCGACGCTCACCGTCGGTGAGGAATTTAATTATTTCTCTCAGCGTATGGGCGTGGAGGATGCTGATACTTGTCTGTTAGATAGCCCGTTTGATTACGAGCATCAGTCATTGCTGTGTGTGCCGCGAAATTTACCGGATACGTCAAATTATCAGCGTGCCACGCAACTGGCGGAGCGTTTATTACCGGTGATTGAACAAGTACCGGGCGGCTGTTTTTTCCTGTGTACCAGCTACAACAGTGTCAATCAGATAGCACAAGTATTACGCGATAAACTCGATCGTACAGTGCTGGTGCAAGGTGATGATAATAAACAGCGCATTTTGGCCGATTTTGTGGCAGATGGACATGCTGTGTTGGTGGCGACTTCCTCCTTCTGGGAAGGGGTCGATGTGCGTGGCGCCGCGTTATCCTGCGTTATCATTGATAAGTTGCCGTTTACTTCACCGGACGAACCATTACTGAAAGCGCGTATGGAAGATTGCCGTCTGCAAGGTGGCGATCCGTTCCAGCAATTGCAATTACCCGAAGCCGTTATTGTGTTAAAGCAAGGGGTAGGGCGATTGATCCGCGATTATCAGGATCGTGGTATCCTGATCCTCTGTGACCCGCGATTGGTCAATAAACCATATGGTGCGGCATTCCTGAAAAGTTTGCCGCCGATCCCGCGTTGTCGGGATCTGACACGTTTAAGTGAATTCTGGACAATACCGGACATGCCGGTGGTTGAGCCGGCTGCCTTATTACAACCGGCCTTATTACAAGAAGAGACGATTACTGATGAAAATTCTGGCGATTGA
- the tsaB gene encoding tRNA (adenosine(37)-N6)-threonylcarbamoyltransferase complex dimerization subunit type 1 TsaB: MKILAIDTATEACSAALLWNDAVLTREQVAPQGHTRLILPMVSELMAEAGTSLQGLDAIAFGRGPGSFTGVRIGIGAAQGLAYGANVPLIGISTLQMLAQGAYRRQQAEKVIAAIDARMNEIYLGAFTLQDGRMQPVLDEAVILPEQAAQLLHAVTAKIAGGVAVGTGFTCYTELAAKLDLLPAENQVELNLPWAQDMLPQAVAAYQAGEYCDPSLATPVYLRDKVTWKKLPGRE, from the coding sequence ATGAAAATTCTGGCGATTGATACAGCCACCGAAGCTTGTTCTGCAGCCTTATTATGGAACGATGCTGTATTGACCCGCGAACAAGTCGCACCACAAGGGCATACCCGATTAATTCTACCGATGGTGAGTGAATTAATGGCAGAAGCGGGCACATCATTACAAGGGTTGGATGCCATTGCATTTGGCCGCGGCCCTGGTTCTTTTACCGGTGTGCGTATCGGTATTGGTGCGGCACAAGGTTTGGCGTATGGTGCCAATGTGCCACTGATTGGCATTTCAACGCTGCAGATGCTGGCACAAGGCGCTTACCGTCGACAGCAAGCGGAAAAGGTCATTGCCGCAATAGATGCGCGTATGAATGAAATCTATCTTGGCGCGTTTACACTGCAAGATGGGCGCATGCAACCGGTACTTGATGAAGCAGTTATTCTGCCGGAACAAGCTGCCCAACTTCTGCACGCAGTGACAGCAAAAATAGCCGGTGGCGTTGCCGTAGGCACCGGATTCACCTGCTATACTGAATTAGCGGCGAAATTGGACCTGTTACCAGCAGAGAATCAGGTCGAATTAAATCTGCCATGGGCTCAGGATATGCTGCCACAAGCGGTTGCCGCGTATCAGGCTGGTGAGTATTGTGATCCATCTCTGGCTACACCCGTATATTTACGTGATAAGGTGACTTGGAAAAAGCTGCCGGGTCGTGAATAA
- a CDS encoding Slp family lipoprotein has translation MKLLSENNKMKWISLFFLLFVTACANNNTGYYADDSVLIRQQFSQMAQPNNPQGWLVKWSGVIAQTRNLATGTEVEVVYLPLSYNGTPQQSEQSPGRFIAIFPQLLDPVLYAKGRSITVSGATAPSREGKIGEMPYRFAVMNATEHKLWPIVKEVEVRYERPLFDDGFYYHHRVIVPR, from the coding sequence ATGAAACTCCTTTCTGAGAACAACAAAATGAAGTGGATCTCGCTGTTTTTCCTCTTATTTGTCACTGCCTGCGCCAATAACAACACTGGCTATTATGCTGATGACTCTGTACTGATCCGCCAGCAATTCTCCCAAATGGCGCAGCCCAATAATCCGCAAGGTTGGTTGGTGAAATGGAGCGGGGTGATTGCGCAAACCCGTAATCTGGCCACTGGTACAGAAGTAGAAGTGGTTTATTTACCACTAAGCTATAACGGTACACCGCAACAATCAGAACAATCACCGGGTCGCTTTATTGCGATCTTCCCGCAGTTGCTTGATCCGGTGCTGTATGCCAAAGGGCGTAGCATTACCGTCTCTGGTGCAACAGCGCCATCTCGCGAAGGCAAAATTGGTGAGATGCCATATCGGTTTGCGGTCATGAACGCGACCGAGCACAAGCTGTGGCCAATCGTGAAAGAAGTCGAAGTTCGTTACGAACGCCCGCTGTTTGATGACGGATTTTATTATCATCATCGCGTGATCGTTCCGCGCTAA
- a CDS encoding YeaH/YhbH family protein — translation MVHFIDRRLNGKNKSAVNRQRFIRRYKSQIKKAVSDAVAKRSIQDIESGENIRIPTKDITEPTFHQGKGGHREMVHPGNDRFVTGEHIDRPEGGGGKGGSGSGDASDSGEGADEFTFEISKDEYLDLLFDDLELPNMEKNQITKLVETKNVRAGYTANGVPTNINIVRSLQNSLARRVALQTGKKRQLAELEEQLAALGNTEEDASERLLLEKEIAELKRRIEAVPFIDTFDLRFNNFVKRPVPSSQAVMFCLMDVSGSMDQPTKDMAKRFYILLYLFLTRTYKNVEVVFIRHHTQAKEVNEHDFFYSQETGGTIVSSALELMSEIMHSRYPASEWNIYAAQASDGDNWADDSPHCRKLLEDQIMPWVRYFSYIEITTRAHQSLWFQYEELAKQFPHFAMENIRKQEDIYPVFRELFKKQAA, via the coding sequence ATGGTCCATTTCATCGACAGACGATTGAATGGTAAAAACAAAAGTGCGGTGAACCGGCAACGGTTCATCCGCCGCTATAAATCGCAGATCAAAAAGGCCGTATCTGATGCGGTAGCGAAACGCAGCATTCAAGATATTGAAAGCGGCGAGAACATTCGCATTCCGACCAAAGACATTACTGAACCCACTTTTCATCAAGGAAAAGGTGGACACCGTGAAATGGTACATCCGGGTAATGACCGATTTGTGACCGGAGAACATATCGATCGTCCGGAAGGCGGTGGCGGTAAAGGTGGCAGCGGCAGTGGTGATGCCAGTGACAGCGGTGAAGGTGCCGATGAATTTACCTTTGAAATTTCGAAAGACGAATATCTTGATCTGCTGTTTGACGATCTGGAACTCCCGAATATGGAGAAAAACCAGATCACCAAACTGGTAGAAACCAAAAATGTGCGAGCTGGTTACACCGCCAATGGTGTGCCCACTAACATCAACATCGTGCGCTCATTACAAAACTCTCTGGCCCGTCGCGTGGCGTTGCAGACCGGTAAAAAACGCCAATTAGCCGAATTGGAAGAACAGTTAGCCGCGTTGGGCAACACCGAAGAAGATGCCAGCGAACGGCTGTTGCTGGAAAAAGAAATTGCTGAATTGAAACGCCGGATCGAGGCAGTTCCTTTCATTGATACCTTCGACCTGCGCTTTAATAATTTCGTAAAACGGCCTGTGCCGTCCAGTCAGGCGGTCATGTTCTGCCTGATGGATGTCTCCGGCTCTATGGATCAACCAACAAAGGATATGGCAAAACGCTTTTATATCCTGCTCTATCTGTTCTTAACCCGAACCTATAAAAACGTTGAGGTGGTGTTTATTCGCCACCACACGCAAGCGAAAGAAGTGAACGAACACGATTTCTTCTATTCCCAAGAAACCGGCGGCACCATTGTTTCCAGCGCACTGGAATTGATGAGCGAAATCATGCACAGCCGTTATCCGGCCAGTGAATGGAATATCTACGCGGCTCAGGCTTCCGATGGTGATAACTGGGCCGATGACTCACCGCATTGTCGTAAGTTATTGGAAGATCAGATCATGCCGTGGGTTCGTTATTTCTCTTATATCGAAATAACCACGCGAGCCCATCAAAGCTTGTGGTTCCAATATGAAGAGCTGGCTAAACAGTTCCCCCATTTTGCTATGGAGAATATTCGCAAACAGGAAGACATCTATCCGGTGTTCCGCGAACTATTTAAAAAACAAGCCGCCTAG